Proteins found in one Salinimonas lutimaris genomic segment:
- a CDS encoding helix-turn-helix domain-containing protein, giving the protein MAASVNQDIPVYSLYGEQQSVTPADFVHIEDVQARSQQLSWRIAAHRHHALLQLICVFDGQWQASLDGSAHLLEGNSIAVIPAGVVHGFHFSPGTRGYVLSINTALLSRLSGSAEINNMFLTQWQPQVIEECDRQAVSHLRQYLGLLKQELGQPAAQTSLVIEHLIQLIFIAVNRSRQSQQVYHEGSDVQLLSRFKALIDIHYISHWPVARYAAALFVSASTLNRVCARALGLSPKQLIVQRLHNEAKRRLLYTRQPLEGIASTLGYKDTAYFCRTFKQCEGMTAGHFRKQHRY; this is encoded by the coding sequence ATGGCAGCGTCAGTAAATCAGGATATTCCGGTATATAGCCTGTACGGCGAGCAGCAGTCAGTGACACCGGCTGATTTTGTACATATAGAAGATGTACAGGCGCGCAGTCAGCAGCTTAGCTGGCGCATAGCGGCGCATCGCCATCATGCCCTGTTGCAGCTGATTTGTGTGTTCGACGGACAATGGCAGGCCAGCCTGGATGGCAGCGCTCATCTGCTTGAGGGTAACAGCATTGCAGTGATTCCGGCCGGTGTTGTGCACGGATTTCATTTTTCGCCCGGCACCCGGGGCTATGTACTGTCAATTAATACTGCTTTGCTGAGCCGCTTGTCCGGGTCTGCTGAAATAAACAACATGTTCTTAACGCAGTGGCAGCCGCAGGTTATTGAAGAATGTGACAGGCAGGCTGTGAGCCACCTCAGACAATATTTAGGGCTATTAAAACAAGAACTGGGTCAGCCGGCAGCCCAGACATCACTGGTGATAGAGCATCTCATACAACTGATATTTATTGCTGTGAACAGAAGCCGGCAGAGTCAGCAGGTTTATCACGAAGGCAGTGATGTGCAGCTGCTGTCGAGGTTTAAAGCCCTGATTGATATTCACTATATCAGTCACTGGCCAGTCGCCCGCTATGCAGCTGCCTTGTTTGTATCAGCGTCCACGCTCAACCGGGTTTGCGCCCGAGCACTGGGCCTATCACCTAAGCAGCTTATTGTGCAGCGTCTGCATAATGAAGCAAAACGCCGGCTGCTCTATACCCGACAACCACTTGAGGGCATCGCCAGTACGCTGGGCTACAAGGATACCGCTTATTTTTGTCGTACCTTCAAACAATGTGAGGGAATGACGGCCGGACATTTTCGTAAACAGCATCGGTATTAG
- a CDS encoding TonB-dependent receptor: MLKQSKRYKPSWISLSVMLAMSAGVSAQDAQVLINLAEIEKVNVTAQKRVQDVQDVPISISTLSASTIADLDISDVTQASKLIPNVMMDNTSPFAGSSSILSAYIRGIGQNDFAFNLEPGVGVYVDGVYYARTLGAVVDTLDLDRIDVLKGPQGTLFGKNTIGGAISITSRAPQDIQQMRAELTGGSFGRTDIRVSADIPLSENWLSQVSFSSKQRDGYQDLIDFPGSEAFNTDTGRFNTVNKQRSADDAKGGQDEINGRVKFQYQADEDFTLTLSADFTRVDETALPTTLLQMDVLPGGVLGLYNTCISTPADTLEQLGLGAACGPRATVGSALAGVNIDDNPDNDRLLFTDAFITGSTDVAYKGGSNFSVLDAWGVSAIMEWQLPDQMMLKSITAYRDLESQFGMSTIPSPITGSDISFDMRQDQISQEVQLTGTGFNDALQWATGLYYFHEDGTLLDTVIFGEGLIQIYGLNSLDNESIAAFTHLNYRLNNHWGLTFGARYTHEEKELEGGQRELNQFALKLGFPSFLLPDQSDLTRIYPLGVQTLDFDNFKIKAGAEYYPNEQTMVYLSYSEGFKSGGWTTRLTAPIEENIAPTFDPEEAKSIELGLKAEFWDDSVQLNMAAFATDYSDVQVMASRGLTPYFDNAAQNDIYGFEVESQVLLNNDLYMNLSYGYLDAKFDEVDEDGEIIVGTRQINSPEHSANARLRHYLPLDSGAELISMIGWSFTSQTTNNNLATELLKQSSVAQYDLAVKYVSAEGDWHLTLRGDNLSDEQVIVNGVFSDTYVTTSAVYTAGRTWSLTLGVHY, encoded by the coding sequence GTGTTAAAACAATCAAAAAGATACAAGCCATCATGGATTTCGCTGTCAGTGATGCTGGCAATGAGCGCTGGTGTTAGCGCGCAGGATGCCCAGGTACTTATCAACCTGGCTGAGATTGAAAAGGTTAATGTCACCGCACAGAAACGGGTACAGGATGTGCAGGATGTACCCATTTCCATTTCAACCCTGTCAGCCAGCACTATTGCAGATCTGGATATCAGCGATGTGACTCAGGCATCCAAGCTGATCCCCAATGTAATGATGGACAATACGTCGCCTTTTGCTGGCTCCAGCTCTATTCTCAGTGCTTATATTCGCGGTATTGGCCAGAATGACTTTGCTTTTAACCTGGAGCCGGGCGTGGGTGTTTATGTGGATGGCGTCTATTACGCCAGAACACTGGGCGCTGTTGTTGATACGCTGGATCTGGACCGTATTGATGTGCTCAAAGGCCCGCAAGGCACATTGTTTGGCAAAAACACCATCGGCGGCGCCATCAGTATCACATCCCGGGCACCACAAGATATACAGCAAATGCGGGCGGAGTTAACCGGTGGCAGCTTCGGGCGCACGGACATCCGGGTCAGCGCAGATATTCCGCTTTCCGAGAACTGGTTATCTCAGGTGTCATTTTCTTCTAAACAACGCGACGGCTATCAGGACCTGATAGATTTTCCCGGTAGCGAGGCTTTTAATACTGACACCGGCAGATTTAATACTGTTAATAAACAACGCTCAGCAGATGACGCAAAAGGTGGTCAGGATGAAATCAATGGCCGGGTGAAGTTTCAGTATCAGGCTGACGAAGACTTTACACTGACGCTCAGCGCCGACTTTACCCGCGTTGATGAGACTGCTTTGCCTACTACCCTGCTGCAAATGGACGTGCTGCCAGGCGGTGTACTCGGTCTGTATAATACGTGTATCTCCACACCGGCAGATACTCTTGAACAACTCGGTCTGGGTGCGGCTTGTGGCCCCAGGGCAACGGTCGGATCCGCACTGGCGGGCGTCAATATAGATGACAACCCGGATAATGACCGACTGCTTTTTACTGATGCCTTTATTACCGGTTCAACAGATGTGGCCTACAAGGGGGGGAGTAATTTCTCGGTGCTGGATGCCTGGGGCGTCAGTGCTATCATGGAATGGCAGCTCCCGGACCAGATGATGCTAAAATCCATTACTGCCTACCGGGACCTTGAGTCGCAGTTTGGTATGTCGACAATTCCATCACCGATCACCGGCTCTGACATTTCATTTGATATGCGCCAGGACCAGATCAGTCAGGAAGTGCAACTGACCGGCACCGGCTTTAATGATGCCCTGCAATGGGCCACCGGGCTGTATTATTTTCATGAAGACGGAACCTTGCTCGATACCGTGATATTTGGTGAAGGACTGATTCAGATATACGGCTTGAATTCCCTGGATAATGAATCCATCGCCGCATTCACCCACCTGAACTACCGGTTAAACAACCATTGGGGGCTGACCTTTGGTGCCCGTTACACGCACGAAGAAAAAGAACTGGAGGGAGGTCAGCGCGAGCTCAATCAGTTTGCTCTGAAATTAGGTTTCCCCTCATTTTTGCTACCCGATCAGTCTGATCTAACCCGCATTTATCCACTGGGTGTGCAGACGCTTGACTTCGACAATTTTAAAATAAAAGCCGGCGCTGAATATTATCCAAACGAACAGACCATGGTGTATCTGTCCTACTCTGAAGGGTTTAAATCAGGGGGCTGGACAACCCGCCTGACTGCGCCGATTGAAGAAAATATAGCCCCCACCTTTGATCCTGAAGAAGCCAAAAGTATTGAACTGGGTTTGAAAGCAGAGTTCTGGGATGACTCGGTCCAGTTAAATATGGCAGCGTTTGCCACCGACTACTCAGATGTTCAGGTGATGGCCAGTAGAGGACTAACGCCGTACTTTGACAATGCAGCCCAAAATGATATCTATGGTTTCGAAGTAGAATCTCAGGTTCTGTTAAATAACGATTTGTATATGAATCTGTCGTATGGCTATCTGGATGCTAAATTTGATGAGGTAGACGAAGATGGCGAGATAATCGTTGGCACCCGGCAAATCAACTCACCAGAACACAGCGCTAATGCCCGCCTGCGTCATTATCTGCCGCTGGACTCCGGCGCCGAACTTATCTCCATGATTGGCTGGTCGTTTACCTCACAAACCACTAACAACAATCTGGCAACAGAATTACTGAAACAAAGCTCGGTTGCTCAATACGATCTGGCGGTGAAATATGTTTCTGCCGAGGGAGACTGGCATCTGACACTGCGAGGTGACAACCTGAGCGATGAACAAGTCATCGTTAACGGCGTGTTTAGTGATACGTATGTTACAACCTCCGCAGTTTACACTGCGGGACGAACCTGGTCACTGACACTCGGCGTGCATTACTAG
- a CDS encoding LysR family transcriptional regulator, which produces MEISLKQLRCASQIYKYSNLSKAAEALFLTQSAVTQNIKKMEDSLNTRLFDRHAAGMQATVAGQAYLQRTARALQFLSDAAQSMYPVDKHAREHFERSITVRQLSALIALTREPNYTQAARTLNLTQPTLHRTIKELEKLCDQPLFQRSFRGVDVSRRARHLRRFAGLFFAELEQAADELASFGGQHRGRLKIATLPLARTMIVPDTVLTVMKRYPHARVNITDGAYDEQLQALRHGDCDILIGALRGQTEDITEHPLFDDTLSVVVRHGHPLANVQHLSLQQWLALKWVVPREHTPARNTFHAIFDRMGLAVPSDIIECSSLVVTRGLLMQSDRAALLPARQVSTDVAAGCLAVSPVPLFDSPRPIGYSVRANWQPTLIQQHFIDLLTARHAQT; this is translated from the coding sequence ATGGAAATTAGTCTTAAACAATTGCGTTGTGCAAGCCAGATATATAAATATTCTAATCTAAGCAAGGCTGCTGAGGCATTATTCCTGACCCAGTCCGCGGTCACGCAAAACATTAAAAAAATGGAAGATTCGCTGAACACGAGGCTATTTGACCGGCATGCTGCCGGGATGCAGGCCACCGTCGCAGGCCAGGCGTATCTGCAACGCACAGCCCGGGCCCTGCAATTTTTAAGCGATGCGGCTCAGTCTATGTATCCGGTAGATAAACACGCCCGCGAGCATTTTGAACGCAGTATTACCGTCAGGCAGCTCAGCGCGCTTATCGCTCTTACCCGCGAACCCAATTACACTCAGGCCGCCCGTACTCTGAATCTGACTCAGCCGACGCTGCACCGAACTATTAAAGAACTGGAAAAGCTGTGCGATCAGCCCCTGTTTCAACGCTCTTTCCGGGGCGTTGATGTGAGCCGCCGGGCGCGACATCTGCGCCGCTTTGCCGGCTTATTTTTTGCCGAGCTGGAGCAGGCGGCTGACGAGCTGGCAAGTTTTGGCGGGCAGCACCGGGGTCGGTTGAAAATTGCCACCCTGCCCCTGGCCCGAACCATGATTGTGCCTGACACCGTTTTAACCGTAATGAAGCGCTATCCTCACGCCAGAGTCAACATTACCGATGGGGCCTACGACGAGCAGCTTCAGGCCCTGCGCCATGGTGACTGCGACATTCTCATCGGCGCATTGCGCGGGCAAACCGAGGATATCACCGAACACCCCTTATTTGATGACACGCTCAGTGTGGTAGTCCGTCACGGCCACCCTCTGGCCAACGTGCAGCATCTTAGTTTGCAACAGTGGCTGGCACTAAAATGGGTGGTGCCCCGTGAGCACACACCGGCTCGTAATACCTTTCACGCCATTTTTGACCGGATGGGACTGGCAGTGCCGTCTGATATCATTGAATGCAGTTCACTGGTGGTGACCCGGGGCCTGCTGATGCAAAGTGACCGTGCAGCACTGTTGCCGGCCCGTCAGGTCAGTACTGACGTGGCTGCCGGCTGTCTGGCCGTCAGCCCGGTTCCCCTGTTTGACTCGCCGCGGCCAATTGGCTATTCCGTTCGCGCTAACTGGCAGCCAACCCTCATTCAGCAGCATTTTATTGATTTGCTTACCGCCCGGCATGCACAAACATAG
- a CDS encoding 4-carboxy-4-hydroxy-2-oxoadipate aldolase/oxaloacetate decarboxylase codes for MAICVTDCPRLSEQTLANFQQAEVATVHEAQGRCGLMHADMKPIYRPAAIAGNAVTCQVAPGDNWMIHVAVEQCQPGDVLVVTPTSPCSDGFFGDLLATSLKARGVKGLIINGGVRDIATLTEMGFPVWSKTVYAQGTVKETVASVNVPVVCAGALVNPGDLIVADDDGVVVVPRLQADAVFDKVSQRLANEASKRDRLAAGELGLDIYNMRERLAEKGLRYVSYHEQQS; via the coding sequence ATGGCGATTTGTGTGACTGACTGCCCGCGATTAAGTGAACAGACGCTGGCCAATTTTCAGCAGGCTGAAGTAGCCACCGTCCATGAGGCGCAGGGGCGCTGCGGTTTAATGCACGCCGATATGAAGCCGATCTACCGGCCGGCAGCCATTGCCGGCAATGCAGTGACCTGTCAGGTTGCGCCTGGTGATAACTGGATGATTCATGTGGCCGTAGAACAGTGTCAGCCAGGCGATGTGCTGGTGGTAACCCCAACCAGTCCGTGTAGTGATGGTTTTTTTGGCGATTTGCTGGCCACTTCGCTAAAAGCGCGGGGAGTCAAAGGATTAATTATCAATGGCGGGGTCAGAGATATTGCCACGCTCACCGAAATGGGATTTCCGGTCTGGTCTAAAACGGTGTACGCCCAGGGCACGGTAAAAGAAACCGTGGCCAGCGTGAATGTACCGGTGGTGTGTGCCGGTGCGCTGGTGAACCCGGGCGATCTGATTGTTGCTGACGATGATGGTGTGGTAGTGGTCCCCCGACTTCAGGCTGACGCCGTGTTTGATAAGGTCAGTCAGCGTCTGGCCAACGAAGCCAGTAAACGGGATCGACTGGCTGCCGGTGAGCTGGGACTGGATATTTATAATATGCGCGAGCGTCTGGCCGAAAAAGGCCTGCGCTACGTCAGCTATCACGAGCAACAATCATGA
- a CDS encoding 4-oxalomesaconate tautomerase yields MKAIAASLMRGGTSKGLFFLASDLPADTALRDQYLLRAMGSPDNRQIDGVGGANPLTSKVAIVSPSDHPGADVDYLFLQVSVDCAQVSDTQNCGNMLAAVGPFAIEQGLVSAGDEITEVRIRMVNTDAFARATVQTPGGQVTYYGDAVIDGVPGSSAPVLIDFQDIAGSSCGALFPTGHLTDTVDDIQVTCIDNGMPVVLMDASALGVSGTESPAELEADQNLKARVERIRLAIAPRMNLGDVTHQTIPKMCLLSHATHAGVVSTRTFIPHRVHDAIGVLGSVSVATACAIPGTVAAKYVDVQQPGDALGIEHPTGLFSVAMQVSLTTTPTEPVLARSALLRTARLLMRGELLIPTDNITTE; encoded by the coding sequence ATGAAAGCGATTGCTGCCAGTCTGATGCGCGGCGGTACGTCAAAAGGCTTGTTTTTTCTGGCCAGCGATTTACCTGCTGACACCGCACTGCGTGACCAGTATCTGCTTCGCGCTATGGGTTCGCCGGATAACCGGCAAATTGATGGCGTGGGCGGTGCTAACCCGCTGACCAGCAAAGTGGCGATTGTGAGTCCGTCAGACCATCCCGGGGCGGATGTTGATTATCTGTTCTTACAGGTGTCAGTGGATTGCGCCCAGGTATCCGATACCCAGAACTGCGGCAACATGCTGGCTGCGGTAGGGCCGTTTGCCATTGAGCAGGGGCTGGTCAGTGCCGGTGATGAGATCACCGAAGTGCGTATCCGCATGGTTAACACCGATGCGTTTGCCCGGGCCACAGTGCAAACGCCAGGCGGTCAGGTGACCTATTATGGTGACGCTGTGATTGACGGGGTACCGGGTAGCAGCGCGCCGGTGTTGATTGATTTTCAGGATATTGCCGGCAGTAGTTGTGGCGCGTTATTTCCTACCGGCCACCTGACTGATACTGTGGATGATATTCAGGTGACCTGTATTGATAATGGCATGCCAGTGGTATTGATGGATGCCAGTGCGCTTGGCGTGTCCGGCACTGAAAGTCCGGCTGAACTGGAGGCTGACCAGAACCTCAAAGCACGGGTGGAGCGTATTCGGCTGGCCATTGCACCACGTATGAATCTGGGTGATGTCACCCACCAGACTATTCCTAAAATGTGTCTGCTTAGCCATGCCACCCATGCTGGAGTGGTTAGCACTCGCACTTTTATTCCGCACCGGGTTCACGATGCCATTGGCGTTCTTGGCTCGGTTAGCGTGGCCACCGCCTGTGCCATTCCCGGTACGGTGGCGGCCAAATATGTGGATGTTCAGCAACCGGGAGATGCGCTGGGTATTGAGCATCCAACCGGTCTGTTTTCTGTTGCCATGCAGGTTAGCCTGACCACCACCCCGACTGAGCCGGTGCTGGCCCGCTCTGCCTTATTGCGTACCGCACGATTATTGATGCGCGGTGAACTATTAATTCCTACCGATAACATCACAACGGAGTGA
- a CDS encoding amidohydrolase family protein, with the protein MIIDCHGHYTTAPEPLQLFRDAQIEAYKAGKALPQVPHISDGQIQDSIEQNQLKLLTERGLDMTIFSPRASAMAHHVGDESVSRQWTGACNDLIKRVVDLYPQHFIGVCQLPQSPGVPIKNSVEELERCVNELGFVGCNLNPDPSGGHWTSAPLTDESWYPFYEKMVELDVPAMIHVSGSCNANFHATGAHYMNADTTAFMQFLQGNLFKEFPDLRFVIPHGGGAVPYHWGRYRGLADMLKQPPLAEHVMKNVYFDTCVYHQPGIDLLFDVIDLDNILFGSEMVGAVRGIDPQTGHYFDDTKRYVDALDLTEAQRAQIYSGNARRVYPRLDKKLREMGL; encoded by the coding sequence ATGATTATTGATTGCCATGGCCATTACACCACTGCGCCTGAACCGCTTCAGCTGTTTCGCGACGCTCAGATTGAGGCGTACAAAGCAGGTAAAGCATTACCCCAGGTGCCGCACATCAGCGATGGCCAGATTCAGGACAGTATCGAGCAAAATCAGTTAAAGCTGCTCACAGAGCGTGGCCTGGATATGACGATTTTTTCGCCCCGCGCCTCTGCCATGGCGCACCATGTTGGTGATGAAAGTGTATCCAGACAGTGGACCGGTGCCTGTAATGATTTAATCAAACGCGTGGTCGACTTATATCCACAACATTTTATTGGCGTGTGTCAGTTGCCTCAGTCTCCGGGCGTGCCAATTAAAAACAGTGTAGAAGAGCTGGAACGCTGTGTTAACGAGCTGGGCTTTGTGGGCTGTAATCTGAATCCGGATCCGTCAGGCGGCCACTGGACCTCAGCGCCGCTGACAGATGAGAGCTGGTATCCGTTTTATGAAAAAATGGTTGAGCTGGACGTGCCTGCGATGATCCATGTTTCCGGGTCGTGTAATGCTAACTTCCACGCCACCGGCGCTCATTATATGAATGCAGATACCACTGCGTTTATGCAGTTTTTGCAGGGCAACCTGTTTAAAGAATTTCCTGATCTGCGTTTTGTGATTCCTCATGGTGGTGGGGCAGTACCTTATCACTGGGGACGCTACCGGGGGCTGGCAGACATGCTTAAACAGCCGCCACTGGCTGAACATGTGATGAAAAATGTGTATTTTGATACCTGTGTTTATCATCAGCCGGGTATTGATTTGTTGTTTGATGTGATTGATTTAGATAACATTTTGTTTGGTTCTGAAATGGTTGGTGCGGTTCGGGGTATTGACCCGCAAACCGGCCACTATTTTGACGATACCAAACGTTATGTGGATGCGCTGGATTTAACTGAGGCGCAGCGAGCCCAGATATACAGCGGTAATGCTCGCCGGGTTTATCCGCGACTGGACAAAAAGCTCAGGGAGATGGGACTGTGA
- a CDS encoding amidohydrolase family protein yields the protein MSTFTADADWLHWHQSPSRPEFRVPDGAVDAHCHVFGPGEEFPFAPQRKYTPCDASKQQLWQLRDFLGFSRNVIVQATCHGADNRALVDALQHAGDMARGVATVTRDVSDAELEALHAAGVRGVRFNFVKRLVDALPFDDLEVIAHKIKPLGWHIVIYFEAQELAGLYDFFTRLPTTVVVDHMGRPDVSKPVDGPEFGLFLKLMAEHDNFWTKVSCPERLSLDGPAQQYLDVVPFARTIVERFSDRVLWGTDWPHPNMKSHMPDDGKLVDMIPLIAPTQALQHKLLVDNPMRLYWAD from the coding sequence GTGAGTACATTTACTGCCGACGCCGACTGGTTGCACTGGCATCAGTCACCTTCACGGCCTGAATTTCGCGTACCTGACGGCGCTGTTGATGCGCACTGTCATGTGTTTGGCCCTGGCGAAGAATTTCCGTTTGCCCCGCAACGTAAATATACCCCTTGCGATGCGTCTAAGCAGCAATTGTGGCAGCTACGTGATTTTCTTGGTTTTAGCCGCAATGTCATTGTGCAGGCTACCTGCCATGGGGCCGACAACCGGGCGCTGGTAGATGCACTACAGCATGCCGGTGATATGGCGCGCGGGGTTGCCACGGTAACCCGGGATGTCAGTGATGCAGAGCTTGAAGCCCTGCATGCCGCTGGTGTGCGCGGCGTGCGCTTTAATTTTGTTAAGCGACTGGTTGATGCACTGCCGTTTGACGATCTGGAAGTTATAGCCCACAAAATAAAGCCACTGGGCTGGCACATTGTTATTTATTTTGAAGCCCAGGAGCTAGCGGGGCTGTATGACTTTTTTACCCGCTTACCAACCACAGTGGTGGTGGATCATATGGGCCGTCCCGATGTCAGCAAACCGGTGGACGGACCGGAGTTCGGCCTGTTTTTGAAACTGATGGCCGAACATGACAACTTCTGGACCAAAGTCAGCTGCCCGGAACGCCTGTCCCTGGACGGCCCGGCGCAGCAATATCTGGATGTGGTTCCCTTTGCCCGCACGATTGTCGAGCGTTTTTCTGATCGCGTGTTATGGGGCACCGACTGGCCACATCCGAACATGAAAAGTCACATGCCGGATGACGGCAAGCTGGTAGATATGATCCCGTTAATTGCGCCCACGCAGGCTTTGCAGCACAAGTTGCTGGTAGATAACCCAATGCGCCTGTACTGGGCAGACTAA
- a CDS encoding Gfo/Idh/MocA family oxidoreductase, protein MKVIVVGPGAFGIKHLDGLKNIEGAEVVGLVGRNPEKTQKVADEYGIANVYLTLEDALTSDADAVILCTPTQQHATQAIQCMEAGKHVQVEIPLADSLEDSQKVIETQQRTGKICMVGHTRRFNPSHQYVHNKITAGELNIQQMDVQTYFFRRKNINAKGEPRSWTDHLLWHHAAHTVDLFAYQAGSPIVKANAVQGPIHPELGIAMDMSIQLQAENGAICTLSLSFNNDGPLGTFFRYICDNGTFIARYDDLVDGRENAIDVTDVAVSMNGIELQDREFTAAIAEGREPNSSVQQVFSCYKVLHELEQQLTA, encoded by the coding sequence ATGAAAGTAATAGTAGTAGGCCCCGGCGCCTTTGGAATTAAACATCTGGACGGATTGAAAAACATCGAGGGGGCCGAGGTAGTTGGCCTGGTTGGTCGTAATCCGGAAAAAACACAAAAGGTCGCCGATGAGTATGGCATTGCTAATGTGTATCTGACTCTGGAAGATGCCCTGACCAGCGATGCCGATGCGGTAATTTTATGTACGCCAACTCAGCAGCATGCGACGCAGGCCATTCAGTGCATGGAAGCGGGCAAACATGTACAGGTAGAAATTCCGCTGGCAGACAGTCTGGAAGATTCACAAAAAGTGATTGAAACCCAGCAGCGTACGGGCAAAATTTGTATGGTAGGTCACACCCGCCGCTTCAATCCGTCGCATCAGTATGTGCATAACAAAATCACCGCTGGGGAGCTGAATATTCAGCAGATGGATGTACAAACCTACTTTTTCCGGCGCAAAAATATCAACGCCAAAGGAGAGCCGCGTTCATGGACCGACCATCTGCTATGGCATCACGCTGCTCACACCGTGGATTTATTTGCCTACCAGGCCGGTTCTCCCATCGTCAAAGCCAACGCAGTGCAGGGCCCGATTCACCCTGAGCTGGGTATTGCCATGGATATGTCTATTCAGCTGCAGGCAGAAAACGGAGCGATCTGTACGTTGTCCCTGTCGTTTAATAATGACGGGCCGCTGGGTACTTTCTTCCGCTACATCTGTGACAACGGGACATTTATTGCCCGTTATGATGACCTGGTAGATGGCCGTGAAAATGCCATTGATGTGACCGATGTCGCAGTTTCGATGAATGGTATTGAATTACAGGATCGCGAGTTTACTGCGGCGATTGCCGAGGGACGCGAGCCAAACAGCAGTGTGCAGCAGGTTTTCAGCTGTTATAAAGTGCTGCATGAACTGGAACAACAACTCACTGCATAA
- a CDS encoding aldo/keto reductase translates to MMKQRKLAGRLVSEIGLGCMNLNHAYASRVDQQQATRLLTQAYEKGITHFDTAALYGFGENEKMVGQAIKPFRNEILLASKCGMRGVNGKREVCGRPDVLHDTLDTALTSLQVEHIDLYYLHRLDPDVPIEESIGALGEAVKAGKIGAIGLSEVSAQTLQRAHREHPIAALQTEYSLWTRNAEIAVLDACKQLGVDFVAFSPLARGYLACELDPAGFGQGDIRASMPRFCEPAWSQNLALYRRFAALADSIDVTPSQLALAWVLAQGEHIHALPGTKNEQHLAEDCLASAVEIAPEVLAEAGDMINQSTVQGPRYSAAAQADIDTEEF, encoded by the coding sequence ATGATGAAACAACGTAAGCTGGCAGGTCGTCTGGTGTCTGAAATTGGCTTGGGGTGCATGAATCTGAATCATGCTTACGCCAGCCGTGTTGATCAGCAGCAGGCTACCCGCCTGCTGACACAGGCATACGAAAAGGGGATCACGCATTTTGATACCGCTGCGCTGTATGGGTTCGGTGAAAATGAGAAAATGGTCGGGCAGGCAATCAAACCGTTTCGCAACGAGATTTTGCTGGCCAGCAAATGTGGCATGCGCGGCGTTAATGGCAAGCGGGAGGTCTGTGGCCGGCCTGATGTGCTGCACGACACGCTGGATACTGCATTAACCAGCCTGCAGGTTGAGCATATCGACTTATACTATCTACACCGGCTGGACCCTGATGTTCCTATTGAGGAAAGTATCGGGGCGCTGGGGGAGGCGGTGAAAGCGGGTAAGATCGGTGCCATAGGGTTATCTGAGGTCAGTGCGCAAACACTACAGCGGGCGCATCGAGAACACCCGATAGCCGCGCTGCAAACCGAATATTCGCTGTGGACCAGAAATGCTGAAATTGCTGTACTGGATGCCTGCAAACAGCTGGGAGTCGACTTTGTTGCTTTCAGCCCGCTGGCCCGTGGTTATCTGGCGTGTGAGCTTGACCCGGCCGGATTTGGTCAGGGGGATATCCGCGCTTCTATGCCTCGATTCTGCGAGCCAGCCTGGTCACAGAATCTGGCGCTCTACCGGCGCTTTGCTGCACTGGCAGACAGTATTGACGTGACGCCATCACAGCTGGCATTAGCGTGGGTGCTGGCCCAGGGCGAGCACATTCATGCGTTGCCGGGAACCAAAAACGAGCAACATCTGGCAGAAGATTGTCTGGCCAGCGCTGTTGAAATTGCGCCGGAGGTCCTCGCCGAAGCCGGTGACATGATTAATCAGTCAACTGTACAAGGTCCCAGGTATAGCGCTGCCGCTCAGGCAGACATCGATACCGAAGAGTTTTAA